A DNA window from Gracilinanus agilis isolate LMUSP501 unplaced genomic scaffold, AgileGrace unplaced_scaffold19195, whole genome shotgun sequence contains the following coding sequences:
- the LOC123254290 gene encoding olfactory receptor 6B2-like codes for MRGENVTVIREFILVGFPTAPWLQALLFVLFLLAYLFVLAENGSIILVVWASSALHKPMYYFLASLSFLEICYVSDILPKVLDGLLLGRKSISFAGCMAQLYFFSSLVCTECVLLAAMAYDRYVAISRPLRYPVLMSTGLCVRLVAFSYASGFAVSMIKVYFISSATFCGSNVMNHFFCDISPILKLACTDFSRAELVDFVLAFIILVFPLVSTVLSYGHICSAVLRIPSSGGRRKAFSTCASHLTVVVGFYTAMIFMYVRPQAIDSRSSNKLISAVYTVLTPIVNPLIYCLRNQEFKGSLRRSLGMGRAPGEEPGVHS; via the coding sequence GCCCCGTGGCTGCAGGCCCTGCTCTTCGTCCTCTTCCTCCTGGCTTACCTCTTTGTCCTGGCCGAGAACGGCAGCATCATCCTGGTGGTGTGGGCCAGCAGCGCCCTCCACAAGCCCATGTACTACTTTTTGGCGAGCTTGTCCTTCCTGGAGATCTGCTACGTGTCGGACATCCTCCCCAAAGTGCTGGACGGCCTCCTCCTCGGGCGCAAGAGCATCTCCTTCGCGGGCTGCATGGCCCAGCTTTACTTCTTCAGCTCTCTGGTCTGCACCGAGTGTGTCCTCCTGGCCGCCATGGCCTACGACCGCTACGTGGCCATCAGCCGCCCCCTGCGCTACCCCGTCCTCATGAGCACGGGCCTCTGCGTGCGGCTGGTGGCCTTCTCCTACGCCAGCGGCTTCGCCGTCTCCATGATCAAAGTCTACTTCATCTCCAGCGCCACGTTCTGTGGCTCGAACGTCATGAACCACTTCTTCTGCGACATCTCGCCCATCCTCAAACTGGCCTGCACGGACTTCTCCAGGGCCGAGCTGGTGGACTTCGTGCTGGCCTTCATCATCCTGGTGTTCCCGCTCGTCTCCACGGTGCTCTCCTACGGGCACATCTGCTCCGCCGTGCTGCGGATCCCGTCCTCCGGCGGCCGCCGGAAGGCCTTCTCCACCTGCGCCTCCCACCTCACCGTGGTGGTTGGCTTCTACACGGCCATGATCTTCATGTACGTCCGTCCGCAGGCCATCGACTCCCGCAGCTCAAATAAGCTGATCTCGGCCGTCTACACGGTCCTCACGCCCATCGTGAACCCTCTCATCTACTGCCTGAGAAACCAGGAGTTCAAGGGCAGCCTGAGGAGGAGCCTGGGCATGGGGCGGGCTCCGGGGGAAGAGCCCGGCGTCCACTCTTAG